The Coffea arabica cultivar ET-39 chromosome 2c, Coffea Arabica ET-39 HiFi, whole genome shotgun sequence genome includes the window TATGATTATTGCTAGTGATCAAGTATGCACTATGTCCTGTGGGGTTTCAAGTCCCACATCGATGTTGGGGGGggggttgggtttgggttgataAGTCCCCTGGACaccttcaaaagttgccggcttttgaagggCTGTTTGGGGATTAGGTTTATTGACAAAAGTCTGAGTCCGCTCAGGGTTTGACAAAAAAAGTATGCACTATGTACCTATGTTGTTTGCTTTCCAATAACAGGATTCTAGATTTTgcctaaaaatttttctttttgcttcagtTGTAATGCCATTCTCTCTTGCTGTATGAATTGATTGCAAATTGTAAATGAATTCTTGATTTACAATTTGCAATGCAAATTTCTACAAATTTTACTGCTTAAGGctctaaattcatcacaactggaaaaaaaaaatcccataaTATTGACATCAATAGTTGATAATAATTTGGGGGAATAAATCAACACCAATCTAGCAAGCtttttggttggactttatCTTGCATCCGATAAATACGAATTCCTAGAAAATTGCATAAAAAttgtaataatttttaaattactttttaaatttgtttatttgttaaattcattcttaataaTTTACCATAAACTCTTTGTTCTTAAAAAATATATGTAGCTGATGTTGTAAAGTGTATTAATCTAGTACGTCAACAATTTTTGCAAAGTGTATTAATAtagtaattcaataatttaagtaTCTATAAACTAATTGAGAATTCGTAGTTACTCAACAACTTATATTAAAAGTAACATATTATATaccacataaaaaagaaaagttagcaATTATTATTTatagtgaaataaaaaataagaatgaacaagaatagtattttattattttgttattgatactagtaataattgattaatcaatttctCTAATTTGCTATCATGTAGTGGAAAAgttaaatttcttaaatgacatttataatacatttataaacttgtacataaataaatgtatttatgtATTGATAAAAAAActgtaaatgtataaatgtattatattatatataatacgtaatataaatatatttataaatgtataaattataaatgaatattataaaaatctataaattataatttataaatatatgttaatattatgtataaatgtataattaatattatttgtaatttataatttttattgtttaaatatttatatacatttatgcatttatagcAGCAAAACTTAACTAAtgagagggatttattcatactccattttattttaatagtgaaaacgcctttttacgcgaaaatcgacacttttaggtgaagattctCAGTtattcaacatttcacttattaaaattgctaagcatactcttaatttcgatacctttttacgcgaatgtcgacatttgtagatgccaacccccggttactcggtatgtgaatcattggagtagaagattaatatatatattttttctctgtctctctttttttttttgaaatgatttcttttccctctaacatcattaaaggaagaatttggccttgttttgactatatcaatcacttacttataaaatgaAGTGAAAATGAGAAATATCAGTAACCTTGCAAATTTGtaagcataatttttcttatttaaccgAATATACTTTCTAAGCATAATAATTCTTGCCAAACAAAATAAgaactaaaccttccaaaatacatatagcATTCAATCCAATGGAACAGTTTGAGCACTTAAAATGTGAACATTTTGACCATTaatattggaaaatatttttaggaaaattttgacagagttccccacaaaaatggacaaaactccctgccaacaacctcaagacaatatttccaaataaaagtttAAGCCATAGACAATcaaattcatgcattttaaGACACAATCACCACAAAATGTATGTaatccctcccccacacttaaaatctACAATGTCCTCATTGTAGAGGAAGGTACAATAAAACAAAACTTCCcacttggtaagtggtgatgCAGTTTGAACCCCTTAATCCTCACGACCATCCAAATTCAGTCATGCTTGAAACATCAAGGGTACTAATTATCTTATAGGTAGAACAAGAAACTCCAATAAGAAAACTACAAAGTTTGAACCGAacacaataaaagaaaaataaagcatATTCAGATGGAATCCTCGGAAGGTCTTCATGACTGCGCAGAACGAGGGTCTACTGCCTCCTCAGCTCCCTGAGATGTACCACTAGGCCCCTCCTCTTGATGAGGGGTAGGAGTAGGTGAGCGGTGAATGTGGAAATGATCTTCCATCGCTCGAAGGCGACGATCCTGCCTGTCTAGTCGCTCAGTCATCATCCGCTCGGTTTGGTCAATGCGCTCCATCACACGTGTCTCCATGCAGCAGATGGCATTGAGGATCTCTTGCAACTTGGATCGCGGCGGAGGCGGTGGTCGTGGAGTGGGAGGAGGAAGGGTCTGCTGTGCCTCCGTCTCTTGAGCTTGCTCTTGTTGTTCAGTGTGAGGTGGAGGCTGAGTGGAGGTCGAAGCTTCTCCTGTGTCCCGAACTAGAGCAGCTCCAAAATCCGTAGGAATGCCTAAAGCCTTGAGTATAGAGGCATTGACCTCTTCAGCAGACCGAGTCACCACTGCTCGTTCGGTTCCAATAGGAACCTTGAGCTTCTCAAAAATGAGGGAGAGGAGCCGGGGGAACCCGAAACATGTATGACCGGCCCCCATGCGAGCTGTGGTCCTCATGTAACTGATAATGATGCTGGGCAGAGGAATTCCAGTCATATGATTACCTATACCATGCATCATTTTATCGAGGAAGTATAGGTCACTGTTGCGGAGCTCCCGTTTTCCACTCCGTTTTGGTACCATATTGAAGGCAAAAAGATAGAAAAGCAGGTGGTACCTATGCTCGAAGGAATCGGCATATACGGTGAGCTTTTTCGAACTTCCTCGCTCACGGTATTGACCCTTAAGACGTGCCACAGCTTCTCCCACTTGCCATGGGTCACGTGCCTTGAACTCCTTAGTCAATTTGATATCTTCTCCTGAGTCTTTGAGTTTGGCCCACCTGGCAACTTTGTCTCGAGTGAGAGCCACTCGTTTGCCTCGGACCCAGGATTCGATCAGATTGCCACTATGGCTATGTTTGTCTTCCACATTGGCATAAAACTCTCGGATCAGGTTAGGA containing:
- the LOC140035832 gene encoding uncharacterized protein; translation: MARTRRAVIRTPTPSSSEEHTPSLQEESPEDESPSPQSPPRSRRKTASTSRDEPPPDYDTTRFTSIENQQWYEAGLDKEIIVEKHLAPEVDDHYKISTAFKRLGWEDILKLPKHYYPNLIREFYANVEDKHSHSGNLIESWVRGKRVALTRDKVARWAKLKDSGEDIKLTKEFKARDPWQVGEAVARLKGQYRERGSSKKLTVYADSFEHRYHLLFYLFAFNMVPKRSGKRELRNSDLYFLDKMMHGIGNHMTGIPLPSIIISYMRTTARMGAGHTCFGFPRLLSLIFEKLKVPIGTERAVVTRSAEEVNASILKALGIPTDFGAALVRDTGEASTSTQPPPHTEQQEQAQETEAQQTLPPPTPRPPPPPRSKLQEILNAICCMETRVMERIDQTERMMTERLDRQDRRLRAMEDHFHIHRSPTPTPHQEEGPSGTSQGAEEAVDPRSAQS